The following coding sequences lie in one Mycobacterium gordonae genomic window:
- a CDS encoding Fur family transcriptional regulator: protein MADLRVTRPRIAVMEAVHAHPHADTDTIFSAVRVGLPDVSRQAVYDVLNALTAAGLVRRMQPSGLVARYESRVGDNHHHVVCRSCGVIGDVDCAVGDTPCLTPSDDNNVLDGFVLDEAEVIYWGLCPDCSSTDSRSHP from the coding sequence ATGGCCGATTTGCGGGTAACGCGGCCGCGGATTGCAGTGATGGAGGCGGTTCATGCCCATCCGCATGCCGACACCGACACGATCTTCTCCGCCGTACGAGTCGGGTTACCCGACGTGTCCCGGCAAGCCGTGTATGACGTGCTCAATGCGCTGACTGCGGCCGGTCTGGTGCGGCGTATGCAGCCCTCCGGCTTGGTGGCACGGTACGAATCGCGGGTCGGCGACAATCATCACCACGTCGTGTGCAGATCCTGCGGGGTCATCGGCGATGTCGATTGCGCCGTCGGGGATACGCCGTGTCTGACGCCATCAGACGACAACAACGTGTTGGATGGGTTCGTCCTCGACGAGGCCGAAGTCATCTACTGGGGCCTGTGCCCCGATTGCTCGAGTACTGATTCCCGATCACACCCGTGA